From a region of the Impatiens glandulifera chromosome 4, dImpGla2.1, whole genome shotgun sequence genome:
- the LOC124933588 gene encoding methyl-CpG-binding domain-containing protein 8-like, whose product MASGAADSPPPPPKGLRMESIGTIDLRHLSQSELYDLSLCSEAAMDLRLCEDIVIPKIDRSVFNESAASRRQTYSRLRLAPQNPGSSIAAVPTGSTASSPTPQVRDDPEGEQDSRVIGLFKELLNGRDSIPVRVEFNGSVGQLQNVPNVVNSVTKRGRGRPRKNENRLAVVRPVFKVASAEVKVDKKDAAIVITMQNVVNVEKRGRGRPRKHENRLVAVEAKVDKKETVSVINGKRGRGRPRKNENRLAMVAQVGKMVEPLAQVDMKEAHSVINVPHVVNVGKKRGRGRPRKYLVVQEVDKKEAASVINVPNVIKRGRGRPRKTENRLVLFTQVVNVVETPAEAKLDKNETAREDIVVDANVVNRDGSTVNMGVKEDN is encoded by the coding sequence ATGGCTTCCGGCGCCGCCGACTCACCGCCACCTCCTCCCAAAGGGCTCCGTATGGAGTCTATCGGCACTATCGATCTCAGGCATCTGTCTCAATCAGAACTCTACGATCTCTCTCTCTGTTCTGAGGCCGCCATGGATCTCCGCCTCTGCGAAGACATCGTCATTCCTAAGATCGACCGTTCCGTCTTTAACGAGTCTGCCGCCAGCCGGAGACAGACTTATTCTCGTCTTCGCCTCGCCCCTCAAAACCCAGGATCCTCTATCGCCGCCGTCCCCACCGGATCAACTGCTTCCTCTCCCACACCTCAAGTTCGTGATGATCCTGAGGGAGAACAAGATTCTCGGGTTATCGGGCTCTTCAAGGAGCTTCTCAATGGAAGGGACTCGATTCCTGTTCGTGTTGAATTTAATGGTTCAGTGGGTCAATTGCAGAATGTTCCGAATGTGGTTAATTCTGTGACAAAGAGAGGAAGAGGAAGGCCTCGAAAAAATGAGAATCGTTTGGCAGTGGTTCGACCGGTGTTTAAAGTGGCGTCTGCTGAGGTGAAGGTGGATAAGAAAGATGCAGCGATTGTGATTACTATGCAGAATGTGGTTAATGTGGAGaaaagaggaagaggaaggccTCGAAAACACGAGAATCGTTTGGTAGCGGTTGAAGCGAAGGTGGATAAGAAAGAAACAGTGAGTGTGATTAATGGGAAGAGAGGAAGAGGAAGGCCTCGGAAAAACGAGAATCGTTTGGCAATGGTTGCGCAGGTGGGTAAAATGGTAGAGCCGCTTGCGCAGGTGGATATGAAAGAAGCACATAGTGTGATTAATGTTCCGCATGTGGTTAATGTTGGGAAGAAACGAGGGAGAGGAAGGCCTCGAAAATACTTGGTTGTGCAGGAGGTGGATAAGAAAGAAGCAGCGAGTGTGATTAATGTGCCGAATGTTATAAAGAGGGGAAGAGGAAGGCCTCGAAAAACTGAGAATCGTTTGGTATTGTTTACGCAGGTGGTCAATGTGGTAGAGACACCTGCTGAGGCGAAGTTGGATAAGAATGAAACAGCGAGAGAAGACATTGTAGTTGATGCTAATGTTGTGAACAGGGACGGCAGCACTGTCAACATGGGGGTTAAAGAGGATAACTGA